A single region of the Streptomyces sp. AM 4-1-1 genome encodes:
- the nuoH gene encoding NADH-quinone oxidoreductase subunit NuoH: protein MTGLALLATAPDSAVLAAEDLSMFGTDPWWLVVVKAVFCFAFLMVTVLVAIVWERKVVAWMQLRIGPNRHGPWGMLQSLADGIKLMLKEDLVVKRADKFVYVLAPIVAAVPAFMAIAVIPFGPSGNEVSIFGHRTAMQLTDLPIAMLYVLAVASVGIYGIVLAGWSSGSTYPLLGGLRSCAQMISYEIAMGAAFASVFLYSGSMSTSKIVEAQADRWYILLLPVSFIIYIVTMVGETNRAPFDMPESEGDLVGGFNTEYSSIKFAMFMLAEYVNMVTVSAVSATLFLGGWRAPYPISTFWEGANHGWWPMLWFVVKVQLLLFFFIWLRGTLPRVRYDQLMKLGWKVLIPVSVVWLMLVATMRALRNEGYDFTRIVLYVAGVVIAILLISAVVDVFRDRRAKATAAEEEPEPAFDPMAGGFPVPPLPGQTLPPVPRRRPRRERELVVSGGADTHSDGEASDGKEAGDA, encoded by the coding sequence GTGACTGGCCTCGCTCTACTCGCGACGGCACCCGACAGCGCCGTACTCGCTGCCGAGGACCTGTCGATGTTCGGCACCGACCCCTGGTGGCTCGTCGTCGTCAAGGCGGTGTTCTGCTTCGCCTTCCTGATGGTGACCGTGCTGGTCGCCATCGTCTGGGAGCGCAAGGTCGTCGCCTGGATGCAGCTGCGCATCGGGCCCAACCGGCACGGGCCCTGGGGCATGCTCCAGTCCCTCGCCGACGGCATCAAGCTGATGCTGAAGGAAGACCTTGTCGTCAAGCGGGCGGACAAGTTCGTCTACGTCCTGGCGCCGATCGTCGCGGCCGTGCCCGCGTTCATGGCGATCGCGGTGATCCCGTTCGGTCCCTCGGGCAACGAGGTGTCGATCTTCGGCCACCGCACGGCGATGCAGCTGACGGACCTGCCGATCGCGATGCTCTACGTCCTCGCGGTCGCCTCGGTCGGCATCTACGGCATCGTCCTCGCCGGCTGGTCGTCCGGATCGACGTATCCGCTGCTCGGCGGGCTCCGCTCGTGCGCGCAGATGATCTCGTACGAGATCGCGATGGGCGCCGCGTTCGCCTCCGTCTTCCTCTACTCCGGGTCGATGTCGACCTCGAAGATCGTGGAGGCGCAGGCGGACCGCTGGTACATCCTGCTGCTGCCCGTCTCGTTCATCATCTACATCGTCACGATGGTCGGCGAGACCAATCGCGCCCCGTTCGACATGCCGGAGTCCGAGGGCGACCTGGTCGGCGGCTTCAACACCGAGTACTCGTCGATCAAGTTCGCGATGTTCATGCTCGCCGAGTACGTCAACATGGTCACCGTGTCCGCGGTCTCCGCGACGCTCTTCCTGGGCGGCTGGCGGGCCCCGTACCCGATCAGCACCTTCTGGGAGGGCGCGAACCACGGCTGGTGGCCGATGCTCTGGTTCGTCGTCAAGGTCCAGCTGCTGCTGTTCTTCTTCATCTGGCTGCGCGGCACCCTGCCCCGCGTCCGTTACGACCAGCTGATGAAGCTCGGCTGGAAGGTCCTCATCCCGGTCTCCGTCGTCTGGCTGATGCTCGTCGCGACCATGCGGGCGCTGCGGAACGAGGGATACGACTTCACCCGGATCGTGCTGTACGTCGCCGGTGTCGTGATCGCGATCCTGCTGATCTCCGCCGTCGTCGACGTCTTCCGCGACCGCCGGGCGAAGGCGACCGCGGCGGAGGAGGAACCGGAGCCCGCGTTCGACCCGATGGCGGGCGGGTTCCCGGTGCCGCCACTGCCCGGACAGACCCTTCCGCCGGTACCGCGCCGCAGGCCACGTCGCGAGCGGGAGCTCGTTGTCAGTGGTGGGGCGGATACTCACAGTGACGGAGAAGCGAGTGACGGAAAGGAGGCCGGCGATGCCTGA
- the nuoI gene encoding NADH-quinone oxidoreductase subunit NuoI encodes MPESAASSGLPEPTGSSGSSGSSGDRFLNPVAGFGVTFKAMFKKRLTEQYPEQQKVTAPRFHGRHQLNRHPDGLEKCIGCELCAWACPADAIYVEGADNTEEERYSPGERYGRVYQINYARCILCGLCIEACPTRALTMTNEFELANTSRESLIYTKDELLAGLEEGMVDSPHAIFPGMDEQDYYRGVVTEAAHGTERQTAVTKGEKPDEPRDAVPGVRAEDEKTVRTGGVGA; translated from the coding sequence ATGCCTGAGTCAGCTGCGTCATCCGGATTGCCGGAGCCCACCGGGTCCTCAGGGTCCTCGGGGTCCTCGGGGGACAGGTTCCTGAACCCCGTGGCCGGTTTCGGCGTGACCTTCAAGGCCATGTTCAAGAAGCGGCTGACCGAGCAGTACCCGGAACAGCAGAAGGTCACGGCGCCGCGCTTCCACGGCCGGCACCAGCTCAACCGTCATCCGGACGGCCTGGAGAAGTGCATCGGCTGCGAGTTGTGCGCCTGGGCGTGTCCGGCGGACGCGATCTACGTCGAGGGCGCGGACAACACCGAGGAGGAGCGCTACTCCCCGGGCGAGCGGTACGGCCGCGTCTACCAGATCAACTACGCCCGCTGCATCCTCTGCGGGCTGTGCATCGAGGCGTGCCCCACCCGGGCGCTCACGATGACCAACGAGTTCGAACTGGCCAACACCAGCCGCGAGAGCCTGATCTACACCAAGGACGAGCTGCTCGCCGGCCTGGAGGAAGGCATGGTCGACAGCCCGCACGCGATCTTCCCCGGGATGGACGAGCAGGACTACTACCGGGGCGTGGTCACCGAGGCGGCACACGGCACGGAACGCCAGACGGCGGTGACCAAGGGCGAGAAGCCCGACGAGCCGCGGGACGCGGTCCCGGGCGTTCGCGCCGAGGACGAGAAGACGGTCCGTACCGGGGGGGTGGGCGCATGA
- a CDS encoding NADH-quinone oxidoreductase subunit J — protein sequence MTGLAAAASTTSTGEAVQFWVLGTVALIGALFTVLMRRAVHSALSLAGTMIVLAVFYLANGAYFLGIVQIIVYTGAIMMLFLFVVMLVGVTAADSLKETIKGQRWLAAGCGIGFGVLLIAGIGNASLNSFNGLGGANAAHGGNVEGLASLIFTRYVFAFEITGALLITATVGAMVLTHRERTERAKTQREMSQERVRGKHLPPLPAPGVYARHNAVDIAGLLPDGTPSELTVMSTLRERGQIRDVSHEALADLKALEQRSEERLGRDQEEEVTK from the coding sequence ATGACCGGCCTGGCCGCGGCCGCCTCCACCACCTCGACCGGCGAGGCGGTCCAGTTCTGGGTGCTCGGCACGGTCGCCCTGATCGGCGCCCTGTTCACCGTGCTGATGAGGAGGGCCGTCCACAGCGCGCTCTCGCTCGCGGGGACGATGATCGTCCTGGCGGTGTTCTACCTCGCCAACGGCGCCTATTTCCTAGGTATCGTGCAGATCATCGTCTACACCGGCGCGATCATGATGCTGTTCCTCTTCGTGGTCATGCTCGTCGGCGTCACGGCGGCGGACTCGCTGAAGGAGACCATCAAGGGCCAGCGGTGGCTGGCCGCCGGATGCGGCATCGGCTTCGGCGTGCTGCTGATCGCGGGCATCGGCAACGCCTCGCTGAACAGTTTCAACGGCCTCGGCGGCGCCAACGCCGCGCACGGCGGGAACGTCGAGGGACTGGCCAGCCTCATCTTCACCAGGTACGTCTTCGCCTTCGAGATCACCGGCGCCCTGCTCATCACGGCGACCGTCGGCGCGATGGTGCTCACGCACCGGGAACGCACCGAACGGGCCAAGACGCAGCGGGAGATGTCGCAGGAGCGCGTCCGCGGCAAGCACCTCCCGCCGCTGCCCGCCCCCGGTGTCTACGCCCGGCACAACGCGGTGGACATCGCGGGCCTGCTGCCGGACGGCACCCCGTCCGAGCTGACCGTCATGAGCACGCTGCGCGAGCGCGGCCAGATCCGGGACGTGTCGCACGAAGCACTCGCCGACCTGAAGGCGCTGGAACAGCGCTCCGAGGAGCGGCTCGGCCGTGACCAGGAAGAGGAGGTCACCAAGTGA
- the nuoK gene encoding NADH-quinone oxidoreductase subunit NuoK: MNPVNYLYLAALLFTIGAAGVLIRRNALVVFMCVELMLNACNLAFVTFSRMHGNLDGQIIAFFTMVVAAAEVVVGLAIIVSLFRSRHSASVDDASLMKL; encoded by the coding sequence GTGAACCCGGTCAACTACCTCTATCTCGCGGCCCTGCTGTTCACCATCGGCGCGGCCGGGGTGCTGATCAGGCGGAACGCGCTCGTGGTGTTCATGTGCGTGGAGCTGATGCTCAACGCCTGCAACCTCGCGTTCGTCACCTTCTCCCGGATGCACGGCAACCTCGACGGGCAGATCATCGCGTTCTTCACGATGGTCGTCGCCGCAGCCGAGGTCGTGGTCGGGCTCGCGATCATCGTGTCGCTGTTCCGTTCCCGCCACTCGGCCTCGGTCGACGATGCCAGCCTGATGAAGCTGTAA
- the nuoL gene encoding NADH-quinone oxidoreductase subunit L: MENLIALLVAAPLLGAAVLLCGGRRLDRVGHWLGTLFAAASFVIGVVLFAGMLGDEATARTLRQHLFSWVPVEGFQADVAFQLDQLSMTFVLLITGVGTLIHIYSIGYMEHDERRRRFFGYLNLFLAAMLLLVIADNYLLLYAGWEGVGLASYLLIGFWQHKPSAATAAKKAFLVNRVGDMGLSIGIMLMFTTFGTFAFGPVFAATGDASEGKLTAIGLMLLLAACGKSAQVPLQSWLGDAMEGPTPVSALIHAATMVTAGVYLITRSGAIFNGAPDAQLAVVVVGAVTLIFGAIVGCAKDDIKKALAGSTMSQIGYMIMAAGLGPIGYVFAIMHLVTHGFFKAGLFLGAGSVMHGMNDEVDMRRYGGLRKYMPVTFVTFGLGYLAIIGFPGLSGFFSKDKIIEAAFAKGGTEGWILGGVALLGAAITAFYMTRVMLLTFFGEERWRRAATPSPAEPDVEPAAETRGEHTEPHPHESPRSMTIPMIVLAFGSVFAGGFFSIGDRFLNWLEPVTGHDHGDAPVSAATVTTATMVVLVIGVGIAWAMYGRRPVPAVAPRGSLLTRAARRDLLQDDFNHVVLVRGGEHLTRSLVYVDHTLVDGVVNGTAASFGGLSGRLRKLQNGYVRSYAVSMFGGTAVVIAATLLMRTV; this comes from the coding sequence ATGGAGAACCTGATCGCGCTGCTCGTCGCGGCGCCTCTGCTCGGAGCGGCCGTGCTGCTCTGCGGCGGTCGACGGCTCGACCGCGTAGGACACTGGCTCGGCACCCTGTTCGCCGCCGCCTCGTTCGTCATCGGCGTGGTGCTCTTCGCCGGGATGCTGGGGGACGAGGCCACGGCCCGCACCCTGCGCCAGCACCTGTTCAGCTGGGTACCGGTCGAGGGGTTCCAGGCCGACGTGGCCTTCCAACTCGACCAGCTGTCGATGACGTTCGTGCTGCTGATCACCGGTGTGGGCACCCTGATCCACATCTACTCGATCGGCTACATGGAGCACGACGAGCGACGCCGTCGCTTCTTCGGCTACCTGAACCTGTTCCTCGCGGCGATGCTCCTGCTGGTCATCGCCGACAACTACCTGCTGCTGTACGCCGGGTGGGAGGGCGTCGGCCTGGCGTCGTACCTGCTCATCGGCTTCTGGCAGCACAAGCCGAGCGCGGCCACCGCCGCGAAGAAGGCGTTCCTGGTCAACCGGGTCGGCGACATGGGCCTGTCGATCGGGATCATGCTGATGTTCACCACCTTCGGCACCTTCGCCTTCGGGCCGGTGTTCGCCGCCACCGGCGACGCGAGCGAGGGCAAGCTGACGGCCATCGGCCTGATGCTGCTGCTCGCCGCCTGCGGCAAGTCGGCCCAGGTCCCGCTCCAGTCCTGGCTCGGTGACGCGATGGAGGGCCCGACCCCGGTCTCGGCCCTCATCCACGCCGCCACCATGGTGACCGCGGGCGTCTACCTCATCACCCGCTCCGGCGCGATCTTCAACGGCGCCCCCGACGCCCAACTGGCCGTCGTGGTCGTCGGCGCGGTCACGCTGATCTTCGGGGCGATCGTCGGTTGCGCGAAGGACGACATCAAGAAGGCCCTCGCCGGTTCGACGATGTCGCAGATCGGCTACATGATCATGGCCGCCGGGCTCGGCCCGATCGGCTACGTCTTCGCGATCATGCACCTGGTCACCCACGGCTTCTTCAAGGCCGGACTCTTCCTCGGCGCCGGTTCGGTCATGCACGGCATGAACGACGAGGTCGACATGCGGAGGTACGGCGGCCTGCGGAAGTACATGCCGGTCACCTTCGTCACCTTCGGCCTCGGCTACCTGGCGATCATCGGCTTCCCCGGTCTGTCCGGATTCTTCTCCAAGGACAAGATCATCGAGGCGGCCTTCGCGAAGGGCGGCACCGAGGGCTGGATTCTCGGCGGGGTCGCCCTGCTGGGCGCCGCGATCACCGCGTTCTACATGACGCGCGTGATGCTGCTGACCTTCTTCGGCGAGGAGCGGTGGCGTCGCGCGGCGACCCCCTCACCCGCCGAACCGGACGTCGAGCCCGCCGCCGAGACCCGCGGCGAGCACACCGAACCGCACCCGCACGAGTCCCCGAGGTCGATGACCATCCCCATGATCGTCCTCGCCTTCGGATCGGTGTTCGCCGGAGGGTTCTTCTCCATCGGCGACCGGTTCCTGAACTGGCTGGAACCCGTCACCGGGCACGACCACGGAGACGCCCCGGTCAGCGCCGCGACCGTCACCACCGCCACCATGGTGGTGCTGGTCATCGGCGTCGGCATCGCCTGGGCGATGTACGGCAGGCGCCCGGTGCCCGCCGTCGCCCCGCGCGGCTCGCTGCTCACCCGGGCCGCCCGCCGCGACCTCCTCCAGGACGACTTCAACCACGTGGTCCTGGTACGCGGCGGCGAACACCTCACCCGCTCCCTGGTCTACGTCGACCACACCCTGGTCGACGGTGTCGTCAACGGCACGGCCGCCTCGTTCGGCGGACTCTCCGGCCGGCTGCGCAAACTGCAGAACGGCTACGTCCGCTCCTACGCGGTCTCGATGTTCGGCGGTACGGCGGTCGTCATCGCCGCGACCCTGCTGATGAGGACGGTCTGA
- a CDS encoding NADH-quinone oxidoreductase subunit M produces the protein MSFPLLTATAALPAIGAVVTAAVPAAQRTAAKWLALLFSLATLVLAAVVLVRFEPGGSRYQLTESHAWIKDFGVRYELGVDGIGVALLALTALLIPFVILAGWHDADPRTEPTAGSAPVKASRWRPTQGFFALILMTEAMVILSFEATDVFLFYILFEAMLIPMYFLIGGFGDRAHAGTDEHAAAQRSYAAVKFLLYNLAGGLLMLAAVIGLYVVAGSFSLSEIAEARANGSLSMATSTERWLFLGFFFAFAVKAPLWPLHTWLPNAMGEATTPVAVLLTAVVDKVGTFAMLRYCLQLFPEASKWATPVVLALALVSIVYGALLAVGQRDIKRLIAYASISHFGFIILGIFAMTSQGQSGATLYMVNHGISTAALMLVAGFLITRRGSRLIGDYGGVQKVAPVLAGTFLIGGLATLSLPGLAPFVSEFLVLVGAFRAYPVVGIIATVGIVLAALYVLVLYQRTMTGPVTARVDGMADLKVRELVVVVPLIALLIFLGVYPKPLTEIVNPAVKHTMSDVQKKDPQPEVEAAK, from the coding sequence ATGTCCTTTCCTCTCCTGACAGCGACGGCGGCGCTCCCCGCGATCGGTGCGGTCGTCACCGCCGCCGTCCCGGCCGCACAGCGCACCGCCGCCAAATGGCTGGCACTGCTCTTCTCGCTGGCCACCCTCGTCCTGGCGGCCGTCGTGCTCGTCCGCTTCGAACCCGGCGGCAGCCGCTACCAGCTCACCGAATCGCACGCCTGGATCAAGGACTTCGGGGTGCGGTACGAGCTGGGGGTGGACGGCATCGGGGTGGCGCTCCTCGCGCTCACCGCGCTGCTGATCCCGTTCGTGATCCTGGCGGGCTGGCACGACGCCGACCCGCGGACCGAGCCCACGGCGGGCTCCGCCCCGGTCAAGGCGTCACGCTGGCGGCCCACCCAGGGTTTCTTCGCGCTGATCCTGATGACCGAGGCGATGGTGATCCTCTCCTTCGAGGCCACCGACGTCTTCCTCTTCTACATCCTCTTCGAAGCCATGCTCATCCCGATGTACTTCCTCATCGGCGGCTTCGGGGACCGGGCGCACGCGGGCACCGACGAGCACGCGGCGGCGCAACGCTCGTACGCCGCGGTGAAGTTCCTCCTCTACAACCTGGCCGGCGGGCTCCTCATGCTCGCCGCGGTCATCGGGCTGTACGTCGTCGCGGGCAGCTTCTCGCTCTCCGAGATCGCCGAGGCACGGGCCAACGGCTCGCTGTCCATGGCGACGAGCACCGAACGCTGGCTGTTCCTCGGCTTCTTCTTCGCCTTCGCGGTGAAGGCGCCCCTCTGGCCGCTGCACACCTGGCTGCCCAACGCCATGGGCGAGGCGACCACCCCGGTCGCCGTGCTGCTCACCGCGGTCGTCGACAAGGTCGGCACCTTCGCGATGCTCCGCTACTGCCTCCAGCTGTTCCCGGAGGCCAGCAAGTGGGCGACACCGGTGGTGCTGGCGCTGGCCCTGGTCAGCATCGTCTACGGGGCGCTGCTCGCCGTCGGCCAGCGGGACATCAAGCGGCTCATCGCCTACGCCTCGATCTCGCACTTCGGCTTCATCATCCTGGGCATCTTCGCGATGACCAGTCAGGGCCAGTCCGGCGCCACGCTGTACATGGTCAACCACGGCATCTCGACGGCCGCCCTGATGCTGGTCGCCGGATTCCTGATCACCCGGCGCGGTTCGCGGCTCATCGGTGACTACGGCGGAGTGCAGAAGGTCGCCCCGGTGCTCGCGGGCACCTTCCTCATCGGCGGTCTGGCCACTCTGTCACTGCCCGGACTCGCCCCGTTCGTCAGCGAGTTCCTGGTCCTGGTCGGCGCGTTCAGGGCCTACCCGGTGGTCGGCATCATCGCCACCGTGGGGATCGTGCTCGCCGCGCTCTACGTCCTCGTCCTCTACCAGCGGACGATGACGGGCCCGGTCACCGCCCGGGTCGACGGCATGGCGGACCTCAAGGTCCGTGAGCTGGTGGTGGTCGTCCCGCTGATCGCTCTGCTGATCTTCCTGGGCGTCTACCCGAAGCCGCTGACGGAGATCGTCAACCCAGCGGTGAAGCACACCATGTCGGACGTACAGAAGAAGGACCCCCAGCCCGAGGTGGAGGCCGCCAAGTGA
- the nuoN gene encoding NADH-quinone oxidoreductase subunit NuoN gives MSATAVHSLWTTAGGVTSAAPDEKFTAPTIEYAQLTPVLIVIGVAVLGVLVEAFVPRRARYHTQVFLTVVALAAAFAAVVGLAVGGYGTTKAHIAAMGAVAVDGPALFLQGVILLTSLVAVFTFAERRLDPESHGNRVDSFAAQAASIPGSDSEKAAVRAGFTTTEVFPLVLFSVAGMLVFPAANDLLTLFVALEVFSLPLYLLCAVARRKRLMSQEAAVKYFLLGAFSSAFLLFGIALLYGYAGSVSYATIADVVEGSVQNIDPALADTMGNDVLLLIGGAMILTGLLFKVGAVPFHMWTPDVYQGAPTPVSGFMAAATKVAAFGALLRLLYVVLPGLTWDWRPVMWGVAIATMLGGAVVAITQTDIKRLLAYSSVAHAGFILAGVIAATPAGISSVLFYLATYSFVTVGAFAVVTLVRDAGGEATHLSKWAGLGRRSPLVAAVFAVYLLAFAGIPLTSGFAGKFAVFKAAAEGGASGLVVVGVIASAISAFFYLRVIVLMFFSEPKADGPTVAVPSPLTMTTIAVGVAVTVVLGVAPQYFLDLASQAGVFVR, from the coding sequence GTGAGCGCAACAGCTGTCCACAGTCTGTGGACGACGGCGGGCGGGGTGACATCGGCCGCCCCGGACGAGAAGTTCACGGCGCCGACCATCGAGTACGCCCAGCTGACACCGGTACTGATCGTGATCGGCGTCGCCGTTCTCGGGGTGCTGGTCGAGGCGTTCGTACCACGCAGGGCCCGCTACCACACGCAGGTCTTCCTCACCGTCGTCGCGCTCGCCGCCGCGTTCGCCGCGGTGGTCGGGCTCGCCGTCGGGGGGTACGGCACGACGAAGGCGCACATCGCCGCGATGGGCGCGGTGGCCGTCGACGGACCGGCGCTGTTCCTCCAGGGCGTCATCCTGCTGACCTCGCTGGTCGCGGTCTTCACCTTCGCCGAACGCCGGCTCGACCCGGAGTCGCACGGCAACCGCGTCGACTCGTTCGCCGCGCAGGCCGCGTCGATCCCCGGCAGCGACAGCGAGAAGGCCGCCGTCCGGGCCGGGTTCACCACCACCGAGGTCTTCCCGCTGGTCCTCTTCTCCGTGGCGGGAATGCTGGTCTTCCCGGCGGCCAACGACCTGCTGACGCTCTTCGTCGCGCTGGAGGTCTTCTCGCTCCCGCTCTACCTGCTCTGCGCCGTCGCCCGCCGCAAGCGGCTGATGTCGCAGGAGGCGGCGGTCAAGTACTTCCTGCTCGGCGCCTTCTCCTCGGCGTTCCTGCTGTTCGGGATCGCCCTGCTGTACGGGTACGCGGGCTCCGTCTCGTACGCCACGATCGCCGACGTCGTGGAGGGCTCGGTGCAGAACATCGACCCGGCGCTCGCCGACACCATGGGCAACGACGTGCTGCTGCTCATCGGCGGCGCGATGATCCTGACCGGACTGCTGTTCAAGGTCGGCGCGGTGCCGTTCCACATGTGGACCCCGGACGTCTACCAGGGCGCTCCGACTCCGGTCAGCGGTTTCATGGCCGCCGCCACGAAGGTCGCCGCCTTCGGCGCGCTGCTGCGCCTGCTGTACGTGGTGCTGCCGGGCCTCACCTGGGACTGGCGTCCGGTGATGTGGGGCGTCGCGATCGCCACGATGCTGGGCGGTGCGGTCGTCGCCATCACCCAGACCGACATCAAGCGGCTCCTCGCGTACTCCTCCGTCGCGCACGCCGGGTTCATCCTCGCGGGCGTGATCGCGGCCACCCCGGCGGGCATCTCGTCGGTCCTCTTCTACCTCGCCACGTACTCCTTCGTGACGGTCGGCGCGTTCGCCGTCGTCACCCTGGTGCGCGACGCGGGCGGCGAGGCCACGCACCTGTCGAAGTGGGCGGGGCTCGGGCGGCGCTCCCCGCTGGTCGCCGCGGTCTTCGCGGTGTATCTGCTGGCCTTCGCCGGTATCCCGCTGACCTCGGGCTTCGCCGGAAAGTTCGCCGTCTTCAAGGCGGCGGCGGAGGGCGGGGCGAGCGGTCTCGTCGTGGTCGGTGTGATCGCGTCGGCCATCTCCGCGTTCTTCTACCTCCGGGTCATCGTGCTGATGTTCTTCAGCGAGCCGAAGGCGGACGGCCCGACGGTCGCCGTCCCGTCCCCGCTGACGATGACGACGATCGCGGTCGGCGTGGCGGTCACGGTGGTGCTGGGTGTGGCCCCGCAGTACTTCCTGGACCTGGCGAGCCAGGCCGGGGTGTTCGTGCGGTAA
- the recQ gene encoding DNA helicase RecQ produces the protein MDGTMSELAGSAVAGGEVAESDAVRTLHRVFGYETFRGEQEAVVDHVVAGGDAVVLMPTGAGKSLCYQIPSLVRSGTGIVISPLIALMQDQVDALRALGVRAGFINSSQDFDERRSMEAQFLAGELDLLYLAPERLRLDATLGLLARGEISVFAIDEAHCVAQWGHDFRPDYLALSVLGERWPDVPRIALTATATHATHQEITQRLGMPDAKHFVASFDRPNIQYRVVPKADPKKQLLTFLKEEHAGDVGIVYCLSRNSTEKTAEYLCRNGIEAIPYHAGLDAGTRRRHQARFLREDGLVVVATIAFGMGIDKPDVRFVAHLDLPKSVEGYYQETGRAGRDGLPSTAWMAYGLQDVVQQRKIIQGGEGDEAFRRRAAAHLDSMLALCETAQCRRAQLLTYFGQEPRTTACGNCDTCLTPPETWDGTVAAQKVLSTIVRLKRERGQKFGAGQIIDILMGRKTAKVIQFDHDQLSVFGIGEELTEAEWRGVVRQLLAQGLLEVEGEYGTLVLTGDSASVLGREREVRLRKEPRTLTTRAPKSERKARSAAVVADLPPEAVPVFEALRTWRGAQAKEQGVPAYVIFHDATLREIVALRPASVAELGGISGIGEKKLATYGEGVLAVLASFDGAPGGDADAGVGADSMDAAGGPVPRSVPAADPAPAAAAPAAADPVVVPARAGGDPAAKPARVGRAAGRGADAYDGADHLGWDEEPPEYE, from the coding sequence ATGGACGGGACGATGAGCGAGCTGGCCGGAAGCGCGGTGGCCGGGGGCGAGGTGGCCGAGAGCGACGCGGTGCGGACGCTGCACCGGGTGTTCGGTTACGAGACGTTCCGGGGCGAGCAGGAAGCGGTCGTCGACCATGTGGTGGCCGGCGGCGACGCGGTCGTGCTCATGCCGACCGGTGCCGGGAAGTCGCTGTGCTACCAGATCCCGTCGCTGGTCAGAAGCGGCACCGGGATCGTGATCTCGCCGCTGATCGCCCTGATGCAGGACCAGGTGGACGCCTTGCGCGCGCTCGGTGTGCGGGCCGGGTTCATCAACTCCTCGCAGGACTTCGACGAGCGCAGGTCGATGGAGGCGCAGTTCCTCGCGGGCGAGCTGGACCTGCTGTACCTGGCCCCGGAGCGGCTGCGGCTGGACGCCACGCTGGGGCTGCTCGCCCGGGGCGAGATCTCCGTCTTCGCGATCGACGAGGCGCACTGCGTCGCCCAGTGGGGCCACGACTTCCGGCCGGACTACCTGGCCCTGTCCGTGCTCGGCGAGCGGTGGCCCGACGTACCCCGGATCGCGCTCACCGCGACCGCCACGCACGCCACGCACCAGGAGATCACCCAGCGGCTGGGCATGCCCGACGCGAAGCACTTCGTGGCGAGCTTCGACCGGCCCAACATCCAGTACCGCGTCGTACCGAAGGCCGACCCGAAGAAGCAGCTGCTCACCTTCCTCAAGGAGGAGCACGCCGGGGACGTCGGCATCGTCTACTGCCTCTCGCGGAACTCCACGGAGAAGACCGCCGAGTACCTCTGCCGCAACGGCATCGAGGCCATCCCGTACCACGCGGGTCTGGACGCCGGGACCCGCAGGCGTCACCAGGCGCGGTTCCTCCGTGAGGACGGTCTCGTCGTCGTCGCGACGATCGCGTTCGGCATGGGCATCGACAAGCCGGACGTCCGGTTCGTCGCCCACCTCGACCTGCCGAAGTCGGTCGAGGGCTACTACCAGGAGACCGGCCGCGCGGGCCGTGACGGACTGCCGTCCACGGCCTGGATGGCGTACGGACTCCAGGACGTGGTCCAGCAGCGCAAGATCATTCAGGGAGGGGAGGGCGACGAGGCGTTCCGCCGCAGGGCCGCCGCCCACCTCGACTCGATGCTGGCGCTCTGCGAGACCGCGCAGTGCCGCCGCGCCCAGCTCCTCACCTACTTCGGGCAGGAGCCGCGGACCACGGCCTGCGGCAACTGCGACACCTGCCTCACCCCGCCCGAGACCTGGGACGGCACGGTCGCCGCGCAGAAGGTGCTCTCCACCATCGTGCGGCTGAAGCGCGAGCGCGGGCAGAAGTTCGGCGCGGGACAGATCATCGACATCCTGATGGGGCGCAAGACCGCCAAGGTCATCCAGTTCGACCACGACCAGCTCTCCGTCTTCGGCATCGGCGAGGAGCTGACCGAGGCTGAATGGCGGGGCGTGGTGCGGCAGTTGCTCGCCCAGGGCCTGCTGGAGGTCGAGGGCGAGTACGGCACGCTGGTGCTGACCGGCGACAGCGCGTCCGTGCTCGGCCGGGAGCGGGAGGTGCGGCTGCGCAAGGAGCCCAGGACGCTCACGACCCGGGCCCCGAAGAGCGAGCGCAAGGCCAGGTCGGCGGCGGTCGTCGCCGACCTGCCCCCGGAGGCCGTCCCGGTCTTCGAGGCGCTGCGGACCTGGCGCGGCGCCCAGGCGAAGGAACAGGGCGTCCCGGCGTATGTGATCTTCCACGACGCCACACTGCGCGAGATCGTCGCCCTGCGGCCCGCCTCGGTGGCGGAGCTGGGCGGGATCAGCGGCATCGGTGAGAAGAAGCTGGCGACGTACGGGGAAGGGGTGCTCGCGGTGCTGGCGTCGTTCGACGGGGCGCCGGGTGGGGATGCGGACGCGGGCGTGGGCGCGGACTCGATGGATGCCGCCGGGGGACCGGTTCCGCGGAGCGTCCCGGCCGCCGACCCCGCCCCCGCCGCGGCTGCCCCGGCAGCCGCCGACCCGGTGGTGGTTCCGGCGCGGGCGGGCGGAGACCCGGCTGCGAAGCCGGCGCGGGTCGGGAGGGCCGCCGGTCGTGGGGCCGACGCGTACGACGGGGCGGACCACCTGGGCTGGGACGAGGAACCTCCCGAGTACGAGTGA